One Solanum pennellii chromosome 10, SPENNV200 genomic region harbors:
- the LOC107032158 gene encoding uncharacterized protein LOC107032158 — MESLMKEYAAFEEKVKRTILIDSLSPAATEAVVRASLDQFGNVIQVKFIPNYLEPKTVGLSALVELENADQAKTIISEISSSSFMICGMPRPVRARAAEVEMFDDRPIKPGRKIVCRWLDSSDPDFEVTEKIKHLVSKHAEEAKFCLKHQLEEEENLAKKQTEILNAAYKKYELIDSVVGNRVVERLSERYRVHVANAEQH, encoded by the exons ATGGAAAGTTTAATGAAAGAGTATGCTGCTTTTGAAGAGAAAGTAAAGCGTACTATACTCATTGACAGCCTTTCACCTGCGGCTACTGAAGCTGTCGTTAGAGCTTCACTTGATCAATTTGGGAATGTCATTCAGGTCAAGTTTATCCCAAACTACCTTGAACCAAAGACCGTTGGACTATCTGCATTGGTTGAGCTGGAAAACGCAGACCAGGCGAAAACTATAATCTCCGAGATAAGCAGTTCCTCATTTATGATCTGTGGCATGCCAAGGCCTGTCAGGGCACGTGCTGCTGAAGTAGAGATGTTCGATGACCGTCCTATAAAACCTGGTAGGAAGATAGTATGCCGATGGTTGGACTCCAGTGATCCTGATTTTGAGGTCACCGAGAAGATCAAGCATTTGGTTAGCAAACATGCAGAAGAAGCCAAGTTTTGCCTCAAG CATCAACTAGAGGAGGAGGAGAATCTTGCGAAAAAACAGACAGAGATCTTGAACGCAGCGTATAAGAAGTATGAACTCATAGACAGTGTTGTTGGCAACAGAGTCGTTGAACGTTTGTCTGAACGTTACAGAGTGCACGTTGCAAATGCTGAACAGCACTAA
- the LOC107001729 gene encoding uncharacterized protein LOC107001729 isoform X1 encodes MSGEQVRKIAREDIQLVQNLIERCLQLYMNQKETVDTLLHQAKIQPSFTEFVWQRLEEENHEFFRAYYTRLIVKDQIMRFNELLERQAESMRVYATESVPVSNGSQIQPVAQNSTFQATEHAEPNVKLANMHPTINGNLPQGYTNGASSVQSYAQAAMDVSAHARSIDLSPNMLLPQHANLGLMQGPNEGMINSAGYSGNYGGGGILQKAPPGIGNPSLPDFSNVEPSVQPVNEDPWGVDTSSFGFLGKIPRNFSFSDLTADFPNTSEILEGYSGSAFLATDTNDFLDPQDEGDQENQAINESDTISEDVSFDDLCSD; translated from the exons ATGTCTGGTGAGCAGGTTAGGAAAATCGCGCGTGAAGATATACAACTG GTGCAAAATCTCATTGAAAGATGTTTACAGCTTTACATGAACCAGAAGGAAACTGTTGATACCCTCTTGCATCAGGCAAAGATTCAGCCTAGTTTCACTGAGTTCG TGTGGCAAAGgcttgaagaagaaaatcatgAGTTTTTCAGGGCTTATTATACGAGGCTGATAGTAAAAGATCAAATTATGAGATTCAATGAGTTGCTTGAGAGACAGGCTGAGTCAATGCGTGTGTATGCAACTGAATCCGTTCCTGTGTCTAATGGATCTCAGATTCAACCAG TAGCACAGAACTCAACCTTTCAAGCAACAGAGCATGCTGAGCCTAATGTGAAGCTTGCCAACATGCACCCGACTATTAATGGCAATTTACCTCAAGGTTACACAAATGGTGCTTCATCAGTCCAATCATATGCGCAAGCTGCTATGGATGTTTCTGCTCATGCAAGAAGCATTGATTTGTCACCAAACATGCTATTGCCTCAGCATGCAAACCTGGGACTGATGCAAGGACCAAATGAGGGGATGATCAACTCAGCTGGTTATTCAGGCAACTATGGTGGTGGGGGCATTCTCCAGAAGGCCCCTCCTGGAATCGGGAATCCATCTCTTCCAGATTTTAGCAATGTTGAGCCAAGTGTACAACCAGTGAATGAGGATCCCTGGGGTGTTGATACTTCTTCCTTTGGTTTCTTGGGAAAGATTCCTCGAAACTTCAGTTTCTCGGACTTAACAGCTGATTTTCCCAACACTTCTG AGATTCTAGAGGGCTACTCTGGATCAGCCTTTCTTGCAACAGATACCAACGACTTTTTGGATCCTCAGGATGAGGGAGACCAAGAAAATCAAG CCATTAACGAATCGGATACTATATCAGAAGACGTGAGTTTTGACGATCTTTGCAGTGATTGA
- the LOC107001729 gene encoding uncharacterized protein LOC107001729 isoform X2 — MSGEQVRKIAREDIQLVQNLIERCLQLYMNQKETVDTLLHQAKIQPSFTEFVWQRLEEENHEFFRAYYTRLIVKDQIMRFNELLERQAESMRVYATESVPVSNGSQIQPAQNSTFQATEHAEPNVKLANMHPTINGNLPQGYTNGASSVQSYAQAAMDVSAHARSIDLSPNMLLPQHANLGLMQGPNEGMINSAGYSGNYGGGGILQKAPPGIGNPSLPDFSNVEPSVQPVNEDPWGVDTSSFGFLGKIPRNFSFSDLTADFPNTSEILEGYSGSAFLATDTNDFLDPQDEGDQENQAINESDTISEDVSFDDLCSD, encoded by the exons ATGTCTGGTGAGCAGGTTAGGAAAATCGCGCGTGAAGATATACAACTG GTGCAAAATCTCATTGAAAGATGTTTACAGCTTTACATGAACCAGAAGGAAACTGTTGATACCCTCTTGCATCAGGCAAAGATTCAGCCTAGTTTCACTGAGTTCG TGTGGCAAAGgcttgaagaagaaaatcatgAGTTTTTCAGGGCTTATTATACGAGGCTGATAGTAAAAGATCAAATTATGAGATTCAATGAGTTGCTTGAGAGACAGGCTGAGTCAATGCGTGTGTATGCAACTGAATCCGTTCCTGTGTCTAATGGATCTCAGATTCAACCAG CACAGAACTCAACCTTTCAAGCAACAGAGCATGCTGAGCCTAATGTGAAGCTTGCCAACATGCACCCGACTATTAATGGCAATTTACCTCAAGGTTACACAAATGGTGCTTCATCAGTCCAATCATATGCGCAAGCTGCTATGGATGTTTCTGCTCATGCAAGAAGCATTGATTTGTCACCAAACATGCTATTGCCTCAGCATGCAAACCTGGGACTGATGCAAGGACCAAATGAGGGGATGATCAACTCAGCTGGTTATTCAGGCAACTATGGTGGTGGGGGCATTCTCCAGAAGGCCCCTCCTGGAATCGGGAATCCATCTCTTCCAGATTTTAGCAATGTTGAGCCAAGTGTACAACCAGTGAATGAGGATCCCTGGGGTGTTGATACTTCTTCCTTTGGTTTCTTGGGAAAGATTCCTCGAAACTTCAGTTTCTCGGACTTAACAGCTGATTTTCCCAACACTTCTG AGATTCTAGAGGGCTACTCTGGATCAGCCTTTCTTGCAACAGATACCAACGACTTTTTGGATCCTCAGGATGAGGGAGACCAAGAAAATCAAG CCATTAACGAATCGGATACTATATCAGAAGACGTGAGTTTTGACGATCTTTGCAGTGATTGA
- the LOC107032088 gene encoding two-component response regulator ARR8-like, translating into MGMAAVESQFHVLAVDDSVIDRKLIEMLLKTSACQVTTVDSGSKALEFLGLQENDKNQTCVSLDNHQEAEINLIITDYCMPGMTGYDLLKKIKESASLRNIPVVIMSSENVPSRISRCLEEGAEEFFLKPVRLSDVNKLKPHMMKTKCKSPKQQQQQEAEIIVTQESIDTTYVVPSQQNQESDNIVQQQKSQDNKRKAIEENLSSDRTRQRLSSLTAI; encoded by the exons ATGGGAATGGCTGCTGTTGAGTCTCAGTTTCATGTTTTAGCTGTTGATGACAGTGTTATTGACAGAAAACTCATTGAGATGTTGTTAAAAACCTCTGCTTGTCAAG TTACAACAGTAGATTCTGGAAGTAAAGCTTTAGAATTTCTTGGTTTACAAGAAAATGACAAGAATCAAACTTGTGTTTCTCTTGATAATCATCag GAAGCTGAAATTAATCTTATTATAACTGATTACTGTATGCCTGGGATGACTGGCTATGATTTGCTTAAGAAAATTAAG GAATCTGCATCTCTGAGGAACATACCAGTAGTGATTATGTCATCTGAAAATGTTCCTTCAAGAATCAGTAG ATGCTTAGAAGAAGGGGCAGAGGAATTTTTCTTGAAGCCAGTAAGATTATCAGATGTTAATAAACTTAAACCTCATATGATGAAAACCAAATGTAAAAGCcccaaacaacaacaacaacaagaagctGAGATAATTGTGACACAAGAATCGATAGACACAACATATGTTGTTCCATCACAACAAAATCAAGAATCAGACAACATAGTACAACAACAGAAATCACAAGACAACAAGAGAAAGGCCATTGAAGAAAATCTATCATCAGACAGAACAAGACAAAGATTGAGTAGCCTTACTGCTATCTAA